CCTGAGACTCTGGCAGAATTAATTGAATATGGTGAAAAATTAACACGTGATCTGGATGGTGACGGGACGATCGATCAATGGGGACTGGTGTGGAACTATAATGAACCTTTCTGGTATGTACCATTTTTTGGAGGATACGGGGGAGAGGTATTTGATGAAAATAATGTACCGCAATTAGACAGTCAGGCAGCAATTGACGCTTTTCAGCTAATCGTGGATATGCGTAATAAATATAAGATAATTCCCGAAGAATGTGATTATAATATCGCAGATAATAAATTTAAGCAGGGCAGAGCTGCAATGCTGGTCAATGGTGACTGGAGCTGGAATGATTATATTAAGTCTGATAAAGTGGATTTTCAACTGGCAACTTTGCCGATAATAGAAAAAACAGGTATGTATTGCAAGCCGATGATCTCGGCAACCGGCTATTCCATTAGTTCCCGGACAAAGGGTGAAAAACTGGATGCTGCCGTAAAACTGCTTAAATATCTTACTTCTGAAAGTGCACAGAAGCGTTTTGCGGTTCAGCATAAATCATTTCCGTCTTTGAAAACTCTGCAAACCGATCCTTTATTTACAGAAGATAAGGTTTTGCAGGTCTCTGCCAGACAGATAGAAGTGGGTGTTCCCATGCCTGTGATCCCGGAAATGCGTGCTGCCTGGGATGCTATGCGTCCAGCGTTGCAGAATGTGGTTGCCGGAGCATTGACACCCGCAGAAGGTGCTGCCTATCAGCAGAAACTGGCATTAGAGAAGATCAACAGCATGTATGAAGATGCCGGACTGGTGGTAACTACTGGTGAGAAAGTGATGAAAGCAGTGCTCTATATATTGGGAATTGCATTAGGTATCTATCTATGCTATGTATTTATATTCAAATTTCTTAAAGTACTTCTGCGCAACTCGAACTCTGTGATCACCCGCAATAATCGTTTTGCTGTAGTAATGGTTATGCCCGCTGCAGTACTTTTATTTGGAGTTGTACTTTATCCTTTCATTTATAATATTGTGATCTCATTTTCCAATATGAGCATGACCAATATCCATTCCTGGCGGGTAATTGGAATTGGGCAATATCTGAAAGTGCTCAGCGAAGCAATATTTTATTCTACCTTGTGGAAAACCCTGGTGTGGACTACAGTAAATGTATTTTTCCATGTAGTTCTGGGTGTATTTCTGGCAGTTATTTTAAACCGGAAATTGTGGGGTAAGGCAATATTCCGAGTGATACTGATATTGCCCTGGGCAATTCCTCAATACATAGTGGCATTAACCTGGCGAGGTATGTTCATGCAGGATTCAGGGGCGATAAATTTACTTTTAAGCAAATTTGGAGTAGATGCTATTAACTGGCTGAGTGATCCCACTCTGGCTTTTATTGCCTGTATTATCACTAATGTCTGGCTGGGAGTTCCATTTATGATGATGATAGCTTTGGGAGGATTGCAATCTATTCCTCATGAATTATATGAAGCTGCCAGGATCGATGGTGCAGGACGCTGGGAGCAATTCAAGCGGATAACTATTCCTATGCTGAAACCTGTTATGATCCCTGCTATTACTCTGGGAATAGTGTGGACATTTAATAATCTTAATGTGGTGTGGCTGATATCTAATGGAGGAGAACCAGCGGATAGCACTCATATCCTGGTTACTTATGTATATCGGGCAGCATTTAATCTTTATCGATATGGATATGCTGCAGCATTCAGCATGATCATATTTATTATCCTGGCAATATTCAGTATTACATTTATGAATCGCTCCAAAGTAGCGGAAAAGGCGTAGGGGGAAAAATGAATAACAAAAATAATATTTATGAATTGACTTTGATCTATTTCATCTTAACCGTATTTGCAGCAATTTCACTATATCCCGTCCTGCGAGTGCTTACCATATCATTACGACCAGGAAATAATCTGCTTACTGAGTCGCTGGCGATCATTCCCAAGGATGCTTCTTTTGATAATTATGTAAAATTATTTCAAGCCAAGCCTTTTTTGCTTTGGCTCAGGAACAGTTTCCTGGTGACAGCAATGGTGACTATTTTGGGAGTAGTGCTGGCATCCACAGCCGGTTATGCTTTTTCAAGATACGAATTTCCAGGAAGAAAGGCAGGCTTGATGTCACTTCTGGTAACTCAGATGTTTCCAGCCACTATGCTGCTTTTGCCTTTATATATAATGATAGCAAAGCTGCATCTGGTAAATTCCATGC
This sequence is a window from Candidatus Stygibacter australis. Protein-coding genes within it:
- a CDS encoding sugar ABC transporter permease — encoded protein: MNNKNNIYELTLIYFILTVFAAISLYPVLRVLTISLRPGNNLLTESLAIIPKDASFDNYVKLFQAKPFLLWLRNSFLVTAMVTILGVVLASTAGYAFSRYEFPGRKAGLMSLLVTQMFPATMLLLPLYIMIAKLHLVNSMLGLVVMYSATALPFCIWMMKGYYDTIPFSLEESALVDGAGRFRSFSTIILPLAAPALVITALFSFMSAWNEYIVAAQVMLDDKLFTLPVGLKSLQGNMSTEWGMYAAGSLLVSIPVVILFLLLSKWLVSGLTLGSVKG
- a CDS encoding extracellular solute-binding protein codes for the protein MEPSKEPLLKELIAEFEAANPDIEVNALHKGTEELRTGFQTVAAFTNTAPELVYGPSDNLGAFEVMKLSDSNEESIIAPLEDILSPEFLDKFMDQAKFLYKDHIYMLADRLGNHLSLCCNMELFREVGLERPPETLAELIEYGEKLTRDLDGDGTIDQWGLVWNYNEPFWYVPFFGGYGGEVFDENNVPQLDSQAAIDAFQLIVDMRNKYKIIPEECDYNIADNKFKQGRAAMLVNGDWSWNDYIKSDKVDFQLATLPIIEKTGMYCKPMISATGYSISSRTKGEKLDAAVKLLKYLTSESAQKRFAVQHKSFPSLKTLQTDPLFTEDKVLQVSARQIEVGVPMPVIPEMRAAWDAMRPALQNVVAGALTPAEGAAYQQKLALEKINSMYEDAGLVVTTGEKVMKAVLYILGIALGIYLCYVFIFKFLKVLLRNSNSVITRNNRFAVVMVMPAAVLLFGVVLYPFIYNIVISFSNMSMTNIHSWRVIGIGQYLKVLSEAIFYSTLWKTLVWTTVNVFFHVVLGVFLAVILNRKLWGKAIFRVILILPWAIPQYIVALTWRGMFMQDSGAINLLLSKFGVDAINWLSDPTLAFIACIITNVWLGVPFMMMIALGGLQSIPHELYEAARIDGAGRWEQFKRITIPMLKPVMIPAITLGIVWTFNNLNVVWLISNGGEPADSTHILVTYVYRAAFNLYRYGYAAAFSMIIFIILAIFSITFMNRSKVAEKA